The region GGGCAGTTTGCAGATAAAGGAGAGCAGTATAAAACAGCAATTTTTTATCATGATGAGGAACAGAAATTCCTTGCTGAAAAATCAAAGGAATTACTTGAAAAATCCGGTATTTTTAAAGATCCAATTGTTACTGAAATAAAAAAATTTGAAAAATTTTATAAGGCAGAGGATTATCATCAGGATTTTTATAAGAAAGAACCGATTAGATACTGTTTTTACAAATACTTTTCAGGTAGAGAGAAATTTATATGGAATGTTTGGAGAGAAAAATTGAAAAACTTGAAATACAAAAAAGACCCGAGATACAAAAAACCTTCAAAGGAAGAATTAAAGAAAAAATTAACAGAACTTCAGTATAAGGTAACACAGGAAAACTATACTGAAAAACCCTTTGAAAATGAATATTATAAAAATGATAGACCCGGTATTTATGTTGATGTTGTTTCAGGCGAAGTTTTGTTTTCAACTCTTGATCAATTTGATTCTGGATGTGGATGGCCTTCCTTTACAAAACCTCTTGAGGAGGATAATTTAGTTTATAAAATTGATACATCCCATAATATGGTCAGGGTTGAAGTAAGGTCCAAACACGGGGATTCCCATCTTGGACACTTATTTGATGATGGTCCTCCACCAACTGGATTAAGATATTGTATAAATTCAGCATCTTTAAGGTTTATTCCCCTTGAAGATTTAGAAAAAGAAGGCTACGGTGAGTATAAAAAACTTTTTGAAAAGACTAAAAAATAGGTTTACTGTAATCACACTTAACTTTTATATCATAGTCAGAAAGTTTTTTGCCTGTAAGTTTACATAAATGTTTTTTAACAGGGTCAGGAAAGGCATTTTTTACAAAATTTACACAGTTAATACACATCCTTGAAATTCTTATAACGTTTTTATCTTGAAATTCTGAAATTATTTTTAGTAAAAGAGTATAGAGTTCTCTTTTATCCCTTAATTTTAATGCTTTTAATCCCTTTGATATTTCGCCTCTGTAACCTGAGAGAATTTTATTTAAAACTTTTTCACCCCTTTCTGTAAGTTTTAAAAATTTGTATCTCTTATCCTTTTTACTTTTCTCCTCTTTTATCAATCCCTTTTTAACCAATGTTTTTAGAGCTTCAGAAAGTGTAGCTCTTGTTATCCCCAGTTCCTCGGATATAAAAGATGGTAAGGCTCTTTCTGCTGGATTTTCAGCAAGAAATAATATTACCTGAATTCCAAGAG is a window of candidate division WOR-3 bacterium DNA encoding:
- the msrA gene encoding peptide-methionine (S)-S-oxide reductase MsrA; the encoded protein is MEKKFKLATFAGGCFWCMEEAFHKIEGVIDVISGYTGGQKENPTYEEVSSGKTGHYEAVQVIYDPEKISYQDLLEVFWSHIDPTDPEGQFADKGEQYKTAIFYHDEEQKFLAEKSKELLEKSGIFKDPIVTEIKKFEKFYKAEDYHQDFYKKEPIRYCFYKYFSGREKFIWNVWREKLKNLKYKKDPRYKKPSKEELKKKLTELQYKVTQENYTEKPFENEYYKNDRPGIYVDVVSGEVLFSTLDQFDSGCGWPSFTKPLEEDNLVYKIDTSHNMVRVEVRSKHGDSHLGHLFDDGPPPTGLRYCINSASLRFIPLEDLEKEGYGEYKKLFEKTKK
- a CDS encoding MarR family winged helix-turn-helix transcriptional regulator, coding for MTNLNELDTKIIYIFEKITNLSKVLFWDISKETGISPLGIQVILFLAENPAERALPSFISEELGITRATLSEALKTLVKKGLIKEEKSKKDKRYKFLKLTERGEKVLNKILSGYRGEISKGLKALKLRDKRELYTLLLKIISEFQDKNVIRISRMCINCVNFVKNAFPDPVKKHLCKLTGKKLSDYDIKVKCDYSKPIF